In Fusarium poae strain DAOMC 252244 chromosome Unknown contig_2, whole genome shotgun sequence, a single genomic region encodes these proteins:
- a CDS encoding uncharacterized protein (TransMembrane:3 (o70-88i95-116o122-142i)) has protein sequence MSRSAIHQRFYERLRDANAAGVYRRPLEEMPFLSSDGVEFKLSNNNNQKPSGGDNLITGDSDDSDFNESFLITTFLITTFLITTFLITTFLITTFLITTFLITTFLITTFLITTFLITTFLITTFLITTFLITTFLITTFFISR, from the coding sequence ATGAGCCGATCAGCTATCCATCAGAGATTTTACGAGCGGCTTCGTGATGCAAATGCCGCCGGCGTTTATCGCCGCCCCTTAGAGGAAATGCCGTTCCTTTCAAGCGACGGCGTTGAGTTTAAACTCAGCAATAATAATAATCAGAAACCCTCTGGTGGTGATAACCTCATTACAGGGGATTCTGATGACTCTGATTTCAACGAGTCCTTCCTCATCACAACCTTCCTCATCACAACCTTCCTCATCACAACCTTCCTCATCACAACCTTCCTCATCACAACCTTCCTCATCACAACCTTCCTCATCACAACCTTCCTCATCACAACCTTCCTCATCACAACCTTCCTCATCACAACCTTCCTCATCACAACCTTCCTCATCACAACCTTCCTCATCACAACCTTCCTCATCACAACCTTCTTCATATCAAGATAA
- a CDS encoding uncharacterized protein (TransMembrane:5 (o55-74i81-102o122-138i220-239o251-270i)) translates to MATRQRIATTVVAKKDLPKVTHEATSQPQFPDIKTIKDAIPAHCFQPSLTTSYYYIIRDFAIIGTRAWAALTYIPGIKDQYLRIAAWMAYGFLQGLFCTGIWILGHECGHGALFTYSKLNNITGWFLHSFLMVPYFSWKYSHSRHHRFTGHIDLDMAFVPRSKPKASLSFYIAGIDVAELIEDTPIARVQIHDTSGLSAVKLVFHQLFDPMSAVFRPAEAPFIIISDIGLGLTLTALYFASQKVGVSTVFYLYLVPYLWVHHWLVAITYLQHHHTELPHYTAEGWAYVKGALATVDREFGFIGKHIFHGAIEKHVIHHLFPKIPFYKADEATEAIKPVIGDHYCHDDRNFLGQLWSIFGSLDYVEHDPAIHGALRWAKKKISE, encoded by the exons ATGGCCACCAGACAGCGAATTGCCACCACAGTTGTGGCCAAGAAGGACCTGCCCAAg GTCACTCACGAGGccacttctcaacctcaattccccgacatcaagaccatcaaggatgCCATCCCCGCGCACTGCTTCCAACCCTCACTTACCACCTCCTACTACTATATCATCCGCGACTTCGCTATTATCGGCACCCGTGCCTGGGCTGCCCTTACCTATATCCCCGGCATTAAGGACCAATACCTCCGTATCGCCGCCTGGATGGCCTATGGCTTCCTCCAGGGTCTTTTCTGCACCGGAATCTGGATTCTCGGTCATGAGTGCGGCCACGGTGCTTTATTTACCTATAGCAAGCTCAATAACATAACCGGCTGGTTCCTCCACTCATTCCTTATGGTCCCCTATTTTAGCTGGAAGTACTCTCATTCCCGTCACCACCGTTTCACTGGCCATATAGACCTCGATATGGCCTTTGTCCCCCGCTCTAAGCCTAAGGCTTCTCTATCCTTCTATATCGCTGGCATAGATGTTGCTGAGCTGATCGAGGATACCCCTAttgccagggttcaaatccacgacacatctgggctcagt GCCGTCAAGCTCGTCTTCCACCAGCTCTTCGATCCCATGAGCGCTGTCTTCCGTCCCGCCGAGGCTCcctttatcatcatcagcgaTATTGGTCTCGGCCTCACTCTAACTGCTCTATACTTTGCTTCCCAGAAGGTTGGCGTTTCTACTGTTTTCTACCTCTACCTCGTTCCCTACCTCTGGGTCCACCACTGGCTCG TCGCTATCACTTACCTCCAGCACCATCACACTGAGCTCCCCCATTATACCGCTGAAGGCTGGGCCTACGTTAAGGGTGCTCTCGCTACTGTTGACCGCGAGTTCGGCTTTATTGGCAAGCACATTTTCCACGGTGCCATTGAGAAGCATGTCATTCACCACCTGTTCCC TAAGATCCCTTTCTATAAGGCTGATGAGGCCactgaggccatcaagcccGTTATCGGCGACCACTATTGTCACGACGACCGTAACTTCCTGGGTCAGCTCTGGAGCATCTTTGGTAGCCTCGATTACGTCGAGCACGACCCCGCCATTCACGGTGCCTTGCGctgggccaagaagaagatatctGAGTAG
- a CDS encoding uncharacterized protein (BUSCO:29730at5125), which yields MSRSNPPNAAGSRKISFNVSEQYDIQDVVGEGAYGVVCSAIHKPSGQKVAIKKITPFDHSMFCLRTLREMKLLRYFNHENIISILDIQKPRSYESFQEVYLIQELMETDMHRAIRTQDLSDDHCQYFIYQTLRALKAMHSANVLHRDLKPSNLLLNTNCDLKVCDFGLARSAASQEDNSGFMTEYVATRWYRAPEIMLTFKEYTKAIDVWSVGCILAEMLSGKPLFPGKDYHHQLTLILDVLGTPTMEDYYGIKSRRAREYIRSLPFKKKVPFRTLFPKTSDLALDLLEKLFAFNPVKRVTVEEALKHPYLEPYHNPEDEPTTPPIPEEFFDFDKHKDNLSKEKLRQLVYQEIMR from the exons ATGTCTCGATCGAACCCCCCTAACGCTGCGGGGTCCCGCAAGATTTCCTTCAACGTGAGCGAGCAGTATGATATCCAAGATGTGGTCGGTGAAGGTGCTTATGGTGTCGTCTG TTCCGCCATTCACAAGCCCTCGGGCCAAAAGGTCGCCATCAAGAAGATCACCCCTTTCGATCACTCCATGTTCTGCCTAAGAACTCTGCGAGAGATGAAGCTACTGCGATACTTCAACCACGAGAACATCATTTCTATTCTCGACATTCAGAAGCCCCGAAGTTACGAGTCATTTCAGGAAGTCTATCTGATCCAG GAGCTGATGGAGACGGATATGCACCGTGCCATTCGCACACAGGATCTTTCCGACGACCACTGCCAGTACTTCATCTACCAGACCCTCCGAGCCCTCAAGGCGATGCATTCGGCCAACGTGCTGCACCGAGACTTGAAGCCCTCCaacctcctcctcaacaCCAACTGTGATCTCAAGGTCTGCGATTTCGGTCTTGCGCGATCCGCCGCCTCTCAAGAGGACAACTCTGGTTTCATGACCGAATACGTCGCTACTCGATGGTACCGTGCGCCTGAGATCATGTTAACTTTCAAGGAGTACACCAAGGCTATCGATGTGTGGTCGGTCGGCTGTATCCTTGCTGAGATGCTTAGCGGTAAACCTCTTTTCCCCGGAAAGGACT ACCACCACCAGCTGACTCTTATTCTGGATGTGCTGGGTACACCTACCATGGAGGATTACTACGGAATCAAGTCGCGCCGTGCTCGAGAATACATCCGATCGCTCCccttcaagaagaaggtcCCCTTCCGAACTCTATTCCCCAAGACGTCGGATCTGGCCCTCGACCTGCTCGAGAAGCTCTTCGCATTCAACCCCGTTAAGCGCGTTACTGTAGAGGAAGCTCTGAAGCACCCATACCTCGAGCCTTACCACAACCCCGAGGACGAGCCAACAACGCCCCCGATCCCCGAGGAGTTCTTCGACTTTGACAAGCACAAGGACAACCTGAGCAAGGAGAAGCTGAGGCAGTTGGTCTACCAGGAGATCATGAGGTAA